Proteins from a single region of Esox lucius isolate fEsoLuc1 chromosome 13, fEsoLuc1.pri, whole genome shotgun sequence:
- the kctd9a gene encoding BTB/POZ domain-containing protein KCTD9a, producing MRRVTLFVNGTSKNGKVVAVYGTLADLLSVASNKLGIKACNLYNGKGGLIDDIALIRDDDVLYVSEGDPFVDPQNAVRVTDDQLGAHTDWLTLNIGGRLFTTTRSTLVSKEPESMLAHMFREKDVWGNKQDERGAYLIDRSPEYFEPILNYLRHGQLIINEGINLLGVLEEARFFGIEQLAEQLEVSIKNNQPPEDHSPISRKEFVRFLLATPTKSELRCQGLNFSGADLSRLDLRYINFKMANLSRCNLSHANLCCSNLERADLSGANLDGGNLQGVKMLCSNAEGASLKGCNFEDPSGLKANLEGANLKGVDMEGSQMTGINLRVATLKNAKLKNCNLRGATLAGTDLENCDLSGCDLQEANLRGSNVKGAIFEEMLTALHMSQSVR from the exons ATGAGAAGAGTAACACTTTTTGTGAACGGAACTTCCAAAAATGGCAAG GTTGTAGCTGTGTATGGGACCTTGGCTGACCTGTTATCTGTAGCTAGCAATAAGTTGGGAATCAAAGCCTGTAATTTATACAATGGAAAAGGTGGTCTTATAGATGACATAGCACTCATCAG GGATGATGATGTTTTGTATGTCTCAGAGGGAGACCCCTTTGTTG ACCCACAGAATGCTGTTAGGGTTACAGACGATCAGCTTGGGGCACACACTGACTGGCTGACCCTTAATATTGGGGGTCGTCTCTTCACCACCACACG AAGCACCCTGGTTAGCAAAGAGCCAGAGAGCATGCTTGCGCACATGTTCCGGGAGAAAG ATGTATGGGGTAACAAGCAGGATGAACGTGGTGCTTACCTTATTGATCGCAGCCCAGAGTATTTTGAGCCTATTCTTAATTATCTGAGACATGGCCAGCTCATTATCAATGAAGGAATCAATTTACTTG GGGTTTTGGAAGAGGCTCGATTTTTTGGAATAGAGCAGCTTGCTGAGCAATTGGAAGTGTCAATAAAG AATAACCAGCCTCCTGAAGACCATTCTCCTATCTCTCGAAAGGAATTTGTTCGATTTCTGCTGGCTACCCCCACCAAATCAGAGCTCCGTTGTCAG GGTCTTAATTTCAGTGGTGCTGATCTTTCTCGCCTCGATTTACGCTACATCAACTTCAAAATGGCCAACTTGAGTCGCTGCAATCTGAGTCATGCTAACCTATGCTGTTCAAACCTGGAGCGGGCTGACCTTTCTGGGGCCAACCTTGAT GGTGGTAACTTGCAGGGTGTCAAGATGCTCTGTTCAAATGCTGAGGGGGCATCTCTTAAAGGATGCAATTTTGAGGACCCATCTGGATTAAAGGCTAACTTGGAAG GTGCCAATCTGAAAGGTGTTGACATGGAAGGAAGTCAAATGACTGGGATTAACCTGCGTGTGGCCACCCTAAAAAATGCTAAGCTGAAGAATTGTAACCTGCGGGGTGCAACTTTGGCAGGAACTGATCTTGAG AACTGTGATCTCTCTGGTTGTGACCTTCAAGAGGCCAACTTGAGAGGGTCAAATGTGAAGGGTGCTATTTTTGAAGAGATGCTGACTGCATTGCACATGTCTCAGAGTGTCAGGTAA
- the ankrd39 gene encoding ankyrin repeat domain-containing protein 39 isoform X1, whose protein sequence is MQNKVFRLIITRPTSMSGVHHCGTGSCSHQVSYPSAHQTLDEMDFERGIWSAAMDGDLERVKSLLKKGVDPNIRASANYTALHYASRSGHESVCKLLLQSGACANLQTLGGATALHRSAYCGHLDVVQLLLHHGADPQICDDDGSSPLHKYFVCWHMKQAAEQDHEEVCRLLLQYCPSLWGHPNNKSLVPYQLAPDGHLKELLKPPQ, encoded by the exons ATGCAAAATAAGGTATTCCGATTGATTATTACAAGACCGACTTCAATGTCTGGGGTCCATCATTGTGGGACTGGGAGCTGTTCCCACCAAGTTTCGTACCCCAGTGCGCACCAAACATTGGATGAAATGGACTTCGAAAGAG GTATCTGGTCTGCTGCAATGGATGGAGACTTGGAGAGAGTCAAGTCACTTCTCAAGAAGGGTGTGGACCCTAACATAAGAGCTTCTGCCAATTATACTGCTCTG CACTATGCAAGTCGCAGTGGGCATGAATCTGTATGTAAGTTACTTCTTCAGAGCGGGGCATGTGCCAATCTCCAGACTCTGGGTGGGGCAACGGCTCTTCACAGATCTGCCTACTGTGGACATCTGGATGTGGTCCAGCTTCTCCTTCACCATGGGGCAGATCCCCAGATATGTGATGATGATGGATCCTCCCCATTACATAAG TATTTTGTGTGTTGGCACATGAAACAGGCTGCAGAGCAGGATCATGAAGAGGTCTGCAGATTACTTCTCCAGTACTGTCCTTCCCTCTGGGGCCACCCAAACAATAAGTCCCTGGTACCATATCAGTTAGCACCAGATGGACATTTGAAGGAGCTTCTGAAACCCCCACAGTGA
- the ankrd39 gene encoding ankyrin repeat domain-containing protein 39 (The RefSeq protein has 1 substitution compared to this genomic sequence) — translation MQNKVFRLIITRPTSMSGVHHCGTGSCSHQVSYPSAHQTLDEMDFERGIWSAAMDGDLERVKSLLKKGVDPNIRASANYTALHYASRSGHESVCRLLLQSGACANLQTLGGATALHRSAYCGHLDVVQLLLHHGADPQICDDDGSSPLHKAAEQDHEEVCRLLLQYCPSLWGHPNNKSLVPYQLAPDGHLKELLKPPQ, via the exons ATGCAAAATAAGGTATTCCGATTGATTATTACAAGACCGACTTCAATGTCTGGGGTCCATCATTGTGGGACTGGGAGCTGTTCCCACCAAGTTTCGTACCCCAGTGCGCACCAAACATTGGATGAAATGGACTTCGAAAGAG GTATCTGGTCTGCTGCAATGGATGGAGACTTGGAGAGAGTCAAGTCACTTCTCAAGAAGGGTGTGGACCCTAACATAAGAGCTTCTGCCAATTATACTGCTCTG CACTATGCAAGTCGCAGTGGGCATGAATCTGTATGTAAGTTACTTCTTCAGAGCGGGGCATGTGCCAATCTCCAGACTCTGGGTGGGGCAACGGCTCTTCACAGATCTGCCTACTGTGGACATCTGGATGTGGTCCAGCTTCTCCTTCACCATGGGGCAGATCCCCAGATATGTGATGATGATGGATCCTCCCCATTACATAAG GCTGCAGAGCAGGATCATGAAGAGGTCTGCAGATTACTTCTCCAGTACTGTCCTTCCCTCTGGGGCCACCCAAACAATAAGTCCCTGGTACCATATCAGTTAGCACCAGATGGACATTTGAAGGAGCTTCTGAAACCCCCACAGTGA